The segment GAAGCCCTCCGGGAAGGTGGGCAACGGCTTGGGGCTGACAACGCCCGCGATCTCCCAGTGGCCGATGGTGGTATCCTTGCCCATGCTCTGCTCCTGCAGGCGGGCAAAGGAGCCGATGGGTGCATCGGTCTTTTCGCCTGCCGTGACGCCATCGATGTTGAACATGCCCAGCCTGCGCAGATTGGGGCAGTTGAAGTTGGGATGCTTTGCAATGGCGCCCAGGGTGTTGGTGCCCTCGTCGCCAAAGGCGGCGGCATCCGGCTCTGCACCGATTCCAAAGCTGTCAAGGACGATCAGAAAAACACGCTTCTCCATATCGTTTTTTCTCCATTTCCTCCGGAGCATGCCCCGGATAAGTGATACTATCTTTACTTATCATTATAAGCAAATCCCGCACCGGATGCAAGCTTTTTCGCCCTCCCGCAAATATCCGTCATTTTCACCAAAATGTTCGTCATTTTGTTCACGAATCGACCGGGCGTTTTTTCATTTTTGAGCGTAAATACGTCATTCCGTGGTAAAGATTTCTTGACCGCCTAAAAAATTCAGCCATAGCGCAAAGTTTTCCTTGCCCTATTGTATCCCAGCGGATATAATAATAGATGGAAAAGTTTTGAACCACAGGATTTTTCCGCTTTTGTACCACAGCACGGGATTTTTCCCGTTGGCCGCGCGCAGCTGTCTGTATGACAGTGGACAGCCTGCCGCAAAATAGAGAATGTGAAGTAGTAGTTGGAGGTAGTAAAAGTATATGAGAAAAACAAAGATCATCTGCACTCTGGGCCCGTCCACCGATCAGGAAGGCGTTCTGCGCGAGCTGGTCGCCAACGGCATGAACGTTGCCCGTTTTAATTTTTCCCACGGCTCTCACGAGGAGCATCTGGGCCGCTTTGAAAAGCTGAAGGCCATCCGTGAAGAGCTGGGCAAGCCGGTCGCTGCCCTGCTGGACACCAAGGGCCCCGAGATCCGCCTGAAGGACTTCAAGAACGGCACCGAAATGCTGGAAGCAGGCCAGACCTTCACCCTGACCACCCGGGATGTGGAGGGCACCAAGGAGATCTGCTCCATTACCTATAAGGACCTGCCGCAGGATGTGCAGCCCGGCGGCACCATCATGCTGGACGACGGCCTGATCAAGCTGCAGATCGTCACCGTGAATGATACTGACATCGTCTGCAAGGTGCTGAACAACGGCAAGATCAAGAACAAGAAGGGCGTCAATGTACCCGGCGTGCACCTGTCCATGCCGTATATGAGCCAGCGTGACCGCGACGACATCATCTTCGGCGCACAGCAGGGCTTCGACTTCATCGCTGCTTCCTTCGTGCGCACCGCACAGGATGTGTACGACATCCGCAACCTGCTCAACGAGTACGATTCCGACATCCGCATCATCGCCAAGATCGAGAACCGTGAGGGCGTGAACAACATCGACAGCATTCTGGCTGCAGCCGATGCCGTCATGGTGGCCCGCGGCGATCTGGGCGTTGAGATCGACTTTACCGAGCTGCCCGGCATCCAGAAGAACATCATCGAGCGCTCCTTCTCCTTTGGCAAGCCCATCGTCACCGCTACCCAGATGCTGGACAGCATGATCGTGAACCCCCGCCCCACCCGTGCCGAGATCTCCGACGTGGCAAATGCCATCTACGACGGCACCTCTGCCATCATGCTTTCCGGCGAGACTGCTGCCGGTGCTTATCCGGTGGATGCTCTCAAGACCATGTCTGCCATTGCTGAGCGCACCGAGCAGGAGAACCACGCCCGCTTTGTCCCCCTCACCGAGAACACCGGCAAGATCAGCGTGAGCGATGCAACTGCACACGCTGCCTGCCTGACCGCCAAGGACGTGAACGCCGCAGCCATCGTTACGGTGTCCGAGTCCGGCAACACCGCCCGTCTGCTGAGCAAGTATCGCCCGGAGCAGCCCATTATCGCCTGCGTGATGAAGGAACAGGTACAGCGTCAGCTGGCCCTGAGCTGGGGCATCACCCCGCTGATGATGCCTCTGGCACACAGCACCGATGAGCTGATCGAAATGTCCACCTCTCTGGCCAAGGAGAACGGCTACCTGCACAACGGTGAGCTGGCAGTCGTGACCGCAGGCGTGCCCGTGGGCGTGTCCGGCACCACTAACATGATCAAGATCCACATGGTGGGCAACTGTCTGGCTACCGGCGTGGGCGTTGGCCGCGAGAATGCCGATGTGACCAGCGCCACCGGCAAGGCCTGCGTCTGCCGCACTCTGGAAGAGGTGCGTGCAAAGTTCAAGCCCGGCATGGTGCTGGTGGTCCCCGCTACCAGCAACGAAATGCTGAGCTATGTGCGTGATGCCGCCGCTCTGGTGGTGGAAGAGCCGGGCCTGAACAGCCATGCCGCCATTGCCGGCAAGGCCCTGCTCAAGCCCACCGTCGTGGGTGCTGCCGGTGCCACCAGCCACATCCGTGACGGCCTGATGGTCGCTGTGGACTGCGCGCACGGCAGCGTGCAGCGCCTGCAGGCATAAGCCAAAGGAGAAAAACTCATGGAACGCATTGCAAGCTTCTGTGTTGACCATACCAAGCTGGACCGCGGCATGTATCTGAGCCGTCAGGACGGCGATGTTCTTACCTGGGACATCCGCATGAAAAAGCCCAATCACGGCGACTACCTGACCACCGGTGCCGCCCACACGCTGGAGCATCTGTTTGCCACCTATGCGCGCAACAGCGCCTTTAAAGACAGCGTGATCTACGTTGGCCCCATGGGCTGCCGCACCGGCTTCTATCTGCTCACCCGCGGCCTGACTCCCGCCGAGGCACTGGAGCTGACGGTGGAGTCCTTCCGCTTCATGGCTGGCTTTGAGGGCGCAGTGCCCGGTGCCAGCGAAGTGGAGTGCGGCAACTACCGCGATATGGACCTGCCCGCTGCCAAGGCCGAAGCCGCTGCCATGCTGCCGGTGCTGGAAGCACTGACCGGCGACGAGCTGCATTACTAAGCTATCTTCACCCTTCAAATTCATCATCATAAAAAGCGCTCTCCCACCGGGTTTCCGTTGGGAGAGCGCTTTCGTTTTATTCGGTTCTTAAAGGCTATCCAATGCCTGCCGTGCAGCACGGACGTTTGCTTCGCTGGTCTGCCACACCTCAAACTCCGAAAAGCCGGGCAGGCCCATGGGCACGCCCTCGCGCCGGAAGGTCATGCGGCTTTGCAGCACCTGTTTGCCGGAAAGGTGAAATGCCCGCACACCGGTCTGCGCGGCCAGCACCGGGATGTTCTGTGCCGAGACCCCGGCACCTGCCAGAATCTCCACATCCTTCCCTGCCCGCTCTGTCAGCTGCCGCAGCAGTGCAGCGCCCTGCGGCGCGCTGGCCGCCTGTCCGCTGGTGAGGATGGTACAAAGGCCCATCTCCCGGGCTGTTTCCAGCGCAGCAAAGGGGTCCGCGCAGACGTCAAAAGCGCGGTGCAGGGTACACGCCACCGGACGGCCCGCCTTCTCTGCTGCCTTGCGTGCCGCCGCATAGATGGGCTGCATGGCTCCTGCATCCAGCACACCCTCCGGGGTCAGCACACCGGTCACGATGCCGTCTGCCCCGGCTTCCACCAGCTCTGCGGCCAGCTGTTCCATCTGGGCAAGCTCATAGCTGTCATAGCAGAAATCGCCAAAGCGGGGCCGCAGCAGCGCCCGCACCGGCAGGCCGGTCTCTGCCTTGACCTGCTGCACCAGCGTCAGGCTGGGCGTTGTACCGCCAACGATGAGGTCGGCACACAGTTCCAGCCGGTCGGCACCGCCGCGCTTTGCCGCCAGCGCACTGGCGGTGCTGTCCACACATACTTCCAGAACGGAACGCATGATAATTCCTCCTTTTTTGCCGGATGGCTCTCCGGCGCTTTGTTTTATTCTACCACATTTTTCCGGTTTGTAAAATTATTTTATTGTGCTCCGGCGATGTAGCAGCAAAAAGGCTACGGCCCGGGTCTTATCCCTGCCGCAGCCTTTGTTGTTTTTGTTCAGATCAGGCCAAGCGCCTTGAACTCCTTTGCAATGCCGTCCTCATATACCGAGGGCGCAATGCGGTCACAGCGCTTTTTCAGTGTTTCAGAGCCATTGGCCATACACACGCTGATGCCTGCCACATCGGTCATCTGCAGGTCATTATCGCTGTCGCCAAAGCCAATGGTATCTGCCAGCGTACAGCCCAGATGGTCACAGATGGCCTTGATGCCGGTGCCCTTATCAAATTTGCGGTTGATGAGCTCACCATTCACAAAGCCATCGGTCAGGCTGTCCAGCTTGCTCTCGCAGAACACGAACTGATCCGCATAGAGCCGCTTTGCCTCGGCAAGGTCGCTTTCGTGGTCGGCAATGAATACGATCTTATACAGCGGTTCCCCTTTGTAATCGGAAAGCGGCAGGATGGACATACCCTCTTCCATGGCTTTGCGCCAGCGCTCTGCTTCGCTGTTCAGCGGTGCTCCGTTCTTTTGGTGGATAAAGCTCCACCTTTGGGTCATTTTGACACCGCCAAAAGTAGCATCCCGGGCTTCCAGCGTGCACTCCACGCCATGGCGTTCCAGCGCCGCGCGCACGCCTTTGGCCTGCTGCGGCTCCATGGGGATATCCACCAGAGTCTTGCCATCGCACAGCACATAACCGCCTGCACTGCATACCGCGCCCGCAAAGCAGCCGT is part of the Faecalibacterium sp. HTF-F genome and harbors:
- the pyk gene encoding pyruvate kinase, which codes for MRKTKIICTLGPSTDQEGVLRELVANGMNVARFNFSHGSHEEHLGRFEKLKAIREELGKPVAALLDTKGPEIRLKDFKNGTEMLEAGQTFTLTTRDVEGTKEICSITYKDLPQDVQPGGTIMLDDGLIKLQIVTVNDTDIVCKVLNNGKIKNKKGVNVPGVHLSMPYMSQRDRDDIIFGAQQGFDFIAASFVRTAQDVYDIRNLLNEYDSDIRIIAKIENREGVNNIDSILAAADAVMVARGDLGVEIDFTELPGIQKNIIERSFSFGKPIVTATQMLDSMIVNPRPTRAEISDVANAIYDGTSAIMLSGETAAGAYPVDALKTMSAIAERTEQENHARFVPLTENTGKISVSDATAHAACLTAKDVNAAAIVTVSESGNTARLLSKYRPEQPIIACVMKEQVQRQLALSWGITPLMMPLAHSTDELIEMSTSLAKENGYLHNGELAVVTAGVPVGVSGTTNMIKIHMVGNCLATGVGVGRENADVTSATGKACVCRTLEEVRAKFKPGMVLVVPATSNEMLSYVRDAAALVVEEPGLNSHAAIAGKALLKPTVVGAAGATSHIRDGLMVAVDCAHGSVQRLQA
- a CDS encoding S-ribosylhomocysteine lyase; the encoded protein is MERIASFCVDHTKLDRGMYLSRQDGDVLTWDIRMKKPNHGDYLTTGAAHTLEHLFATYARNSAFKDSVIYVGPMGCRTGFYLLTRGLTPAEALELTVESFRFMAGFEGAVPGASEVECGNYRDMDLPAAKAEAAAMLPVLEALTGDELHY
- a CDS encoding copper homeostasis protein CutC, giving the protein MRSVLEVCVDSTASALAAKRGGADRLELCADLIVGGTTPSLTLVQQVKAETGLPVRALLRPRFGDFCYDSYELAQMEQLAAELVEAGADGIVTGVLTPEGVLDAGAMQPIYAAARKAAEKAGRPVACTLHRAFDVCADPFAALETAREMGLCTILTSGQAASAPQGAALLRQLTERAGKDVEILAGAGVSAQNIPVLAAQTGVRAFHLSGKQVLQSRMTFRREGVPMGLPGFSEFEVWQTSEANVRAARQALDSL
- a CDS encoding HAD family hydrolase codes for the protein MDHRLIFLDIDGTLLPPGDMLIPESTLAALDCAKANGHRLFLCTGRNHRMTEPLLRHGCFAGAVCSAGGYVLCDGKTLVDIPMEPQQAKGVRAALERHGVECTLEARDATFGGVKMTQRWSFIHQKNGAPLNSEAERWRKAMEEGMSILPLSDYKGEPLYKIVFIADHESDLAEAKRLYADQFVFCESKLDSLTDGFVNGELINRKFDKGTGIKAICDHLGCTLADTIGFGDSDNDLQMTDVAGISVCMANGSETLKKRCDRIAPSVYEDGIAKEFKALGLI